GGCATTAAAACAGCCGAGGGGTGGAATATTGAATATGCAGATGTGTGCAAGGGTGCTAAACAAAGCTACAGCTCAaaggctccaggctgagctaAGAAATCCTGCTTAGCACAGTGCTCAGATCAGTCAGCCAAGGCCCAGGTGGGCATGGACACTCACTGCCAGCCGCAGTGTGCCACGACGCCCCGTTGATGGTGCCATCCTCTTTGGCAAAGTCCTCGGTGTGGCAGACGCGTCGGTTGGCATCAGTCATCAGGCGGTGGGTGGAAGCGTAGGAGAAGGCCAGCCAGCGGAAGACGTGGTCATCGGGGGTGGGGGTCTGCTCCCTGGTCACCCCCTGAGACCGAGTTCTGTCGTATGGGAAGGTCACCACCAGCTCCCCTCCCTGGAGGTTGCCACCCAACACGAAAGGCATCTTCTCCATCCAGGCTATCAGGGAGCGTGTCTCCACGGCAACCTACCGTGGGGACCCAGGAGAGATGAGGATAATGTGATTCATGCAATCATCTCGCTACTGTGATCACTGAATTAGCTCCTGTATGTTGGAAACAATTTCATTGCGATGTGCTCCCAGGGAGGGGGGAGTGAATCAGGGCAGGTGGAGATAAAACTAACAAACTGGCACATTATTTACCAACAATGCTCATAAATTTCACACTTGCGTATGGTTTCAAAAGTAAAAGCCCCcataaaatgtacaaattgTTGTCAAGAGGAGGGAAGCCAGCCAGCATCCAGTGGCTTTTAATGTATTTGCATTTATACACAAGCTACAATTAGGAAATGAGGCAAATTGCCCCCTTGTGTGTGCGCTCATATTGTTTACCAGTTGTCCTGTATCTCAAAAGTGCTGGCTTGCCTGACTCGTGAGGAGAACGAGGGCAGTTTTCACAGCTTCCTGAGCACAGATGGGGATTCCagctctgcagctgcagcagctattcttaaggctgtgtgtgtgactcacgcATGGCTTTCAGTCACATCAAAACACTTGTGAAGGTGAGCTTTTAATAGATTTCTTGGCTTATATTAGCTCACAGCCTCTTTGTGGCAAAATACCAAATACACCCCTTGCACCCAAAATTGACAGTGATGACATGCTCATGCGGTTTTTGTGCCCTTTCCAAAACACTGCAGGATTTGTTTGTTAAATTTAGAGAAGTGGAGGTGCAGGGCAAAGAGTAGGCGCATGTACATCATCAACAGGCATCACTGATTTGATGTCTATTGATGGCAACACTGGAGATTATATGGTCATTGTGATACCATAGATACAGCACCTACAACATACATTTACAGACTCCTGTTTTAGATCTTATTATTGAttcagactatttttttttaatcttagcACATCCATAAGCCATAGCCTGAAACTtacctgtgtgtgggtgtgtgaatgtgggaTAATTGGTATTTGCGACTAAGAGGCTGCTAAGCTAAAACCAAGCAAGTATCTATATACTGactttaagtagcttcaaagtcaGAATAATATTGTACAACAATGCAACATCCATATTCtctatctgctggttgcaacactttgACTGAGTGAACTACTCAGACACAAGATGCCATGACAAAAGAAACTCGCAGGTGTAGCAAAGTTGAAGAAATTAATGTGATTTACAAGTCTAATAAGAGTCAGACTCACTGTGGCGTTTTTGGACTGGTACCACTCTGGAATGGCCACGTGGTGGTTGAACATTTTGCGAGGGATCCACTTCTTGGCCTCACCCTCCCACAGTACGGAGTTGAGATCAGGGAAATTGTGGTGAATGTCTATTCCGTCTTGGCTCCAGCGGCCCAGAGACCAGCCACTGAGCTCTGACCCCTGGGTAAACCCAACAGTATGGAAACACATGGTGACAATATGAAGCAGGAACAGAGAAAATGGTACAgcgtgtacagtatgtgcacacacacatcaggtcaCCAAATGACTTGATGCAGTGTCCAAGGAGTATCAGACAAGCTTTTAACCTGGCTTACTTGCCTTATCTAATTGTATTAAATTAATAGTGAGTCTTTCATCTTACACGCCTGCTGCTAATTTAATACCATCCAAAACTAATTTCATACCATCCACCACCTGTGTTTTACTGGTGTTTTTGCAGCAATATGAGGAGCACATgtccacttttatttatttgttcatgccTTACATCCCTCATTTTCTATATTCCACAGGTCACTCTCACCCATTTTCACACAAGCGCACATACAGGCCCATTCGCATGCACTCTTATcaggagagcacacacacactccttagCCAGAGATGGTGGTATTTTTGCCATAGGCCAGAGCATGATATGAGGTCACTAATGGCAGTCTTGCAGACCTACCACTTCAAAGGCTTTCTCGTACCCATCAGGGTTGACAGATGGCAACAGGTGGATCCTGGtctcctccaccaggtgacGTATGCGCGGGTTGCCAGACAGATACTCCAGGCACATGAactgcatcagcagcagcagcagctcgcgACCCAGCACCTCGTTACCATGGGAACCAGCGGTGTAGCGAAACTCCGGTTCACCTGGTCAACAGGTTCATgcgaggggaggagagagacagagagtgaaagaTTAAATATGCAATAAAGGCTAAATTTAGCCGCGCTGAGAAAAACAAAGCGAGGAACACAGTGTGAGTTTTCCAATGTTAACATTATACCTAATACTGAATAATCACGTCCCTGTTAAAACCTGTTTTAAGACATTATGGTACACAGTTTCTTTTAAAGATATTCTCACCAACTTCATGCTCTCCTGGGTTGTCAGAGATCTCTATGGCATACAGCTTGAGGCCGCCGTGGCTCTTGCCTATATTGTAGATCCTGGTGATGTTCGGGCACATTTCATTAACCACCTTCATGAGCTGCGAGAGGAAAATAACACAGCATCAGCTATTAATATATAATGTAAAACTCTCCCTAAAACGTCTGACATTAAACCGGTGCTGCACGCCTGGGTCCCTTGGGGCGGCAAGTGAAGCACAGCCTCATAATGTTACATAATGTTGCATGTTATTGAGACACCTTGCcaataaaaagcaatatcaACAGAACTGTGTTACCAAGCTTACTTAATAATGCTTTGACCAATGAGGAAGGGCACTGCACATGAAGGGGTCGAGGTAATTATGAAGAGGGGCTTGTACAACAGCTGGACTACGGCAGAGCCAATTGAAATAACAAGCGATATCATTTAAACATACGGGCACAGAGAGGAGGTGCGCTGGGAAAGACACCATCATAACAAACTGTTAAATAAAGTAACAACATTAATTTTAGAGATCCATGTTGTGTTTACTCGCTCTCCCAGCTGCTCCAGTCATTAATCAGTCAGGACTGATGGGGTTTTAATTAAGTCCGTGTTGAatccctttttatttatttattttttttaaacctagtAAATCATTAAACAAACATCTGCTTTTGTTCATGAAAGCAGACAGAGGCGACATTCTTGCCTTGTCTTCCAATCTAATAAAGCACACTGGTCCTCTGTTAATTACACCTGGCTTATATTCAGCAGAAAGAGTGTACGGTGATTTTAAAGGCAGTCTTTCTGTTCTTACATGCAGGACGTGCCACTCCGTCACCTTTTAAAGGCAGTTTTATCTTTGGGAAATAGAATGGACTTAATGGGGTACTTATCTGCCTGTAGTATCTATATAGTAAGAGGGATGGTGTCATTAAAAAGAAGCTAAGAGGATCTAGGCCAGGATTTGCCAGGATAATGTTACGCCTGCCTCTTGAGAGGATGTCGGCTGTGGAAAATGTTGTTTCCACCTGCCTTGTTATGTCTCTCAAAACCTTCCATGCTGTGGCAAAATCGGTGTGGTTGAGGCTATAGAGACCCCTCAGTAGTGATCGAAAAAAGTTACCAAAAAGCTTCGTCTTGGGGTCTATGTCAAACTATCAAAGAACTCTTTTTTACTTTTCCCCTCCCAAGAGGCTTCTACTTTATTGGAGAAGACACGATGATTTCCAATAGCAGTCTGTGAGGTTCTGGCACCACACTGTTAAAACTGCCGTGGGCGAGGGAGAGATAAGGTACCAGGTACCTGCACGGAGAAAAGAAATGTCAAGGGCGAAAAAGGCTGTCGAAGCTGGGTTTTAAAAATAGTCCCTGCTGCTTTTGTAAACATCTATTGAGGCTGAACTTCTTGCATGACACACATTAGCCTCAAAGGTTAAAAATTCCACTTAGTTTGCTTTGATAATGCCGAAATGACCGCTGCTCTATAGTCGGCCACGCTAGCTGAGCATTCAATTGAGTGAGTCTCATTGTGGTTCCTAACAGCAGTTTGGGACACCTGTGGTCGGCTGTTTGGCAGGAAGGAGCTGCTGCATTACAGGAGATTATAATTCACAGCACTTGTACCTTCACAACCACTCAGTCACAGTGAACACGCTGACAAATACAGCTGTCTTCCCTCTCAGTAGAAACAGACTACTGTTCATGACAACTATATGAATAAGTAATGGTACAACCCACGAGACGctttatacattttcatttgcctGCCAAGGCTCTGTTCGtgcattgttgttttgttctcacAACTTGTCTGAAATTGGCTGACATTAATACAAGATGTCTTATCGCTTCATGTCACTTTgcgggaggaaaaaaaaaagaaaagaaacggTAGCAGGACCCCTTATGAATAAAAGATGCAAACATCAGAATCACTAACAGGGTGATAACTACTGTTGTCCTCTGTTGACTGCAACCCACCTGCCGCATTTCTTTGTAGCTGTGATGCCTGAAGTCCAAGTCATCTGTGGTTGTGACTTCGTTCCGTCTGTGGTAATAGTTATTGGGATCTGGGGAGAATCAGAAAACATAAAGTTAGTGATATCAAGAGGTTGAACTTGAAGTTGATCCAGTCAGTTCATTTAAACTGAAGCCAAAGAAAGAGATCAACACATGGTTGTTTTTTAAGAGCCAAGACTGAATGCTGGAGCCTGCTCTCATCATTGCTGCAGTTCAACCCATGCATCGGCTGAATTACTTATAATCCTATGATTTCTCTGGCCTGTTAGTAGCTGTAAGTGCATACCAGTGGCAGGTATGCTCCATACAAACCCGTCACCTGGCATAGGACAGCCAAGGATCTCCACCCTCATGCAGATATTGCCACTGCTGAACCAAGAGCGAGGGTTGACTCGGATGTATCTGGCGACCACCGGTGCAGGGAATATATTCCGAACTGGGATCTCCTTTTCCCTATTGCCAATGAAGATCTACTGAGGCAAACACATTCATCCCAGAGTGAATAAACACTTAAGTACAGCATATGCATGTTTTTACAAGGTGTAACttgttttttaaagcaatgGTATTAGCAGTACGGTTGGTGCAATCTTATGATTAAGTCATACTCATACAAATAACATTTATATTGGCAAGTAAAACCTCTTAGAGTCATAACAGCCAAGACAGAATGTCTTCAAACTTTCATGACACTGTGAATttcctgaatatttttttttaaacgtgaTGCCACCCACACTTTCAGTTCTTCTCTGCCACCTTTTGCCATTTTTGAAAGATCAAAACAGTGCTTTTTTGGCATTTGCCACAAAAGGTGGGCGAGTGGGCAGCAGGAAGCTTGTGAACACAGACTAAATTACAGAATGGGTAGTATCTCCCCAAtcgatgacatcatcagcacagAGAGAATACCATCACATTAAAATTTCATTAGGGAGCAGGATTTGCACCACTGAAAAGATACGATTTTTCTACAAACATGATATTAATCAGATATGCTCCGTGATATTGGGGTTATTAATATGATTTCTGCGGGTACCACGCATGGCCAAACACATTGACTTTCAGCTGAAAACGGCTGCTGGTGCGCAGTGTGAGAGAAGAGAAATGACTTTGAATGTGATCCAGGATGTGGTTCCCATCTGCTTGAGGATCATCAGTATTTACTATTGCCTGTCAGCTCATTAAGCCTGCAAGTAAGTGGAAGCCCAAATCTTCTCTTGTAATTGCTTTCAAACATgaatccctctttctctcaggtTCCAGTTAATGAGGGacaagtaaaatatttttttttacacagagcTGGTTTACACAGAGAGGGAATGATAGAGATTAAGCTCAAGAGGATTCTCTACACTGTGGATAATAATTGCCTACGCTGTAGATATACATTAGGAGAcacttttatttctttcaaactTCATGCCCGTTACTCACCAAGTCCTGCGACCCATTCTTCAGTGTTATCCATGTGTGACTGTCGTTGCTCACCATGACTTTGTACGAGGTCACCCAATCACTCCTGGTAACATTGAGAGAAAGTCAAGtgatgagaggaagaaaagaagagaaatatCCTGTTAGGCTGAATTCAATGCAAATAGAGCACGGAGGTGACTGGGAGGATATTGCTAGGCACTCATCCAGACAGGCGCAATTTCCACTGGATgatgaaagctgtttttttaaataggcTAAGAGGTCAACGAATGCCATTTATACTAGTAAGCACCCACTGAGTTTGTATTAAAGTGTTTGAATGAGGGCAAAACTGAAATATGTCATCCAGATGGTTTTAGTTTAGCGAAGTCTATGTAATAACAACTAGctaaagaaatatgaaaaaaagatttccaCACCACACATTTAACACAAATGCTCATGCGTTGAATTCCAGTAAAATGCAGTAATATTATTTATGTGCCTGCTATAAGTCAGTGATCGTATTTAGCCTGAATTTCATTCTGACAGAGCTttctgcatgatttttttttcttttcttttcacaaatGCAAGACTGGCAGCAGGTGTACACTTTCTAAGCTTTCAGACATGAAACACCGACATCTTTCTTCTATGCCACTGATCTTTTCAGAGATGATGGGAGCATATTTGTAGAGTTCATACACTATTTTAGATCTGCGGTTCCTCCCTTCCTTGCAGCACTAGCCAGGCTCAGAGGAGATAAGCAAAAGCAGAGCAAAGCGAGGCGCACTCTGAGAAAACAAAGCACATAATTGCACCTTTAGGGGTCCAGTGGCTTGTCACTGGGGCCTctaaggtgcagcttttgtCCCCTTGACATTGGGTACTTATTTGTCCCCTTGTGGTTTGTACCTTATAGAGACCAGCTTTGTTCCTATATCATAACTACAATATTGACTGGATCATTGTATTGCCTATTTTTTAatatctacaaatctacaatttcatttcaaggctacTCAACCATAGCCTACGAGTTAAAATCTACCTTAAAGTAATATTtttccaatttatttatttattttggcattaATTTATATACTTATtcgttcattttatttattaattctttGCATTTGGCCAAACAAACGCTTACTGCTTGGGATGTACCTTTTGGCGCTGAAAAAGGTACCCATAATTACCTTGGGGGACAGAAAAGGGTGTCTACTGTACCCCTATTTCTGACAGTGTGGCtcatcaaaacatgtttttcatgctTGCAAATGGACCTCCGAAAGGAAAATTTCACCCATGACTTCATGTCTTATATAAGAGACATTTCTACCTGATGTGTTGCATAGGTTGGCACTGGGATGCCTCCACTTCCGGATAAAGACATCAGCGCTGAGCTCGTCCAGTCTGGTAAGAATTCCCAGTCCTGCTAATTAAAGCGCTATTACGAACAGAACGCCCTGAACTAGCACCACAGACAGCTACAAGCCCTGCAGAGCTAATTGCTGGGAAATTCTGTCTCATCCGCCCAGGCCTCCGTGTCTCCTGCACCCTCAGATCATGCCGGACTTGGAAGAAAATTACAAACACAGCCTGATAAAGAGTCTCCCTCTGCTCCCTAACCGCGCGGCAGTTTCCAAAGGTCTTTGCCACCCTTTCCAATTAAGGAGTACAAAGGCCAGAAGTTGTCAAAAATGATTACAGAAGCCCTCAGCTGCACATTTACATGAGAAAATTATGCAGGTTTGAGACAAAAGCTGTTGGTCGGAGTAAAATGCAGCAACATTTTGCTAAACTGGACTCCTGCTCTGAAGGACAaacattaatcaaaatatttagtgtgccaggtttattttttgctgaaatACATTTGATGGCATAGATTAAAAGGGATTTCAAACAACAAGGGGGAGGGCTCAGTTTTCATATGATATATTGTAATCACAAATAATGCTTCAATAAAATTTTGCAATATGTGTTTGAAGCAGAAATAATTGGAGGTGAGCATTCATCATTCTACTGTTAAAGGGGACCTGTCCTCGTGTAACCCCCATAAGGTGGATCTGTGCTATGCTCAAATGCCTGAGGTGCACTCTTGCTAAACATTACAAGAAATGTGGCCTGTGGCACATCTGGATTTATTTACAGCGTATTAGTTACATCTCAATTCACAATTGAAATTGACAAGCCCGCAAAGCCAGCAGCCCCTGTTTAACGTTACTGCAGAGTGACGATGGTGGTGAACAGCAGCGTGGACCTGCGCTGTAGCATCCCATGGCACCGCTAAGTGCCTCACGTCAGGTCTGATATAATGGAGAATCCAGTCGTGTTGCAAAAGTGTGGGTGGGATAATTCAAGGTGAAGGACTATGGCTACTACAGCCTTTCTCCAGAGGGAAAATGCACACATAATCCTTTGCAACTCTCTCTCAGAGTGGGTTTCCCAAGGGCTCTTGAAATCATATATGTATCCAGTTGCATTGTATGTGAACGTGAGTGTCTGGGTTTAATGCAATATATGAACAAAGGCGCTATTCTGCCACAAGCTTTTATACATGTTATGCATTTAACTTCATCTTAAAAACTCTCCAGCAGATTAACCTACAAGACGGTGATGGGAGGTTGAGttttaaatgcataaaaaacacAGTCAGCACACAGAGTGTCTGCGCAGTAAAAACAAGAGGGATAGAAAATGAGGAAGAAGCCCTTATGAGGCTGATTCAGTGGGAGGAGAAACAAAACTCATCTCTCTTTCCTCGGAAGCTAAGTACACGGGATGCCATGGAGACCTGATGGTAGTGTAATTCATCTCTTAACAAGCTTTACAGACACTTTCTGCACAGTACAGCGGGATGACTCATCCCCGATGGTAGTTGCTGTCTCTAGGTACAATTTAAaacatgttattaaaaaaaaataatgaaaaccgCAGTGTCCTTTTTCTACCTGTCAACTAAATGTGATGAATGAGCTTACAGTGTGGCAAAATCTATTTTCTCTGGTGTTATTTTTATAATGTAATGACCTTTTAAGCGAGATGAAGGAATGAGGGTGCACTCTCCAATCAATCAAACTCAAAAAAATCCTTAATCCCAGAGTGTGGGGATCAGAAAAgacttaccaaaaaaaaaaaaaaaaaaaaaaaaaaggatgatgcCGTGCAGGAATATTACTGTGAAGTTAAATTTTCCAGATGAATTTGAAGGAGAATACCGGCGTCAGTTAGAATTTCAGTCCATTTTCTTCCTTATTCATCTATTTTACATTCCCTTCAATTATTTTTCAGTGCTGTGATTTGATATTTAAACTTTATGATGATACTTTACAATGTCAAAGCTACCTTGAAATTCTCTGTTGTTCcagctaaattaaaaaaagacatggatGTGACAATAAAGAGTTTAAAACAACTTGTTGtgagggattatttcctggcAGAGACTTCTCTTCCTGGGGATGTGAGGTGCCTGACAATGAGCAGAGTGTAATGTAACTGGcacactgacatgaaaacactCGACTCAAGCTCAGTGAAATCACAATTAAACAAACACTCTGACAAAACCAAATTAGGGCTTCGTGTTTGCTGTGATTGATTATGCAGCTCGAGCAAGTCtttgaaagttgttttttagACTCTACAATgatgaatggcagcaaatggCTTTTTCTGAAGCCAAGGAAATGAGCCCTGATATCTCCAACCACGCCTGCAGGAATAATGGTATCAGAGGGGCAATtggcacaaataaaacaatgacacaaacaaacacacacacacaaaaaaaaacaagcagacacagaagcaaaaaaaaaaaaaagaaaaaagaaatggtaGTATTATGGTTTCAAGTTATGAAGAGTAGCCagagcctaaccctaaccctaagaaAATTAACTTgattctttttaaaaacatgggaaaatgagaaaaccagcaaaaaaaagattgaaaaatttGTGAGGTCgttaaaaaattacaatgtgtatgtatgtgtgtatatacacacacacacacacacacacacacacacacacatatatatatatatactgaagaaaactgggtaaaaaaaaaaattatacaaatgaaaatcatcagaaagattttttttacgtttttttttttttttttttatcaaatttgCCAAAACATTGCCAGAAAACTACCACACAATCAGCAAAAAATTGTTTgaaaattttttgaaaatttaccATCACAAGAAAAATCAATCATAAAATtaccccctccaaaaaaaaaccaacatgaaatTTTCACCAAATTACTGCAAATATTGTAAACATTTACAAGAACCCcccaaaaaggaagaaagaaagaaaaaaggaaagaaaaagaaaaagaaacagagtgaGCCCTTCTGCCCAtaggctcctgggtttcagagTGCCAATCAAAATGATGTGATGTTCTGCACAGACTGAAGTGAAGACACATCAACGCAGTtcaaaacagaactgaacaaaGTCTTACGGGCTGTTCATCTTTTGGAGCTACACTGATCTATTCATGATAAAACACAAGAGGCCCCCCGATGATTTTATTGCCTCGGGGGCCCCTAAATCTGTAGTGGCGGCACTGAGACCAGCGTGGAGTCAGGAAGCCATCGGCATGTTAGAGCACACTGGAGGGCTGCTACTCACGACCAGAGGGAGCTCCTGCCTTGTGTGATGACCCCTGTAAACTTGGTCAGCCTCCTGGCGTCAACCTCAAACCACTGCAGCGGGTCGTCTCGCCCGGCGCACCAGCCCCCGTCGTAAAGGTCATCCTCGTAAAGGCCAGCCTGCCGGTGACAAACAGTGAGCAGCTCAGAGCAGCTTTCACACAAATATATAgctatatatatactatatatatatgtatgccTCTGGTCTATTGTTTGCCTGGCTTGGCTACAAGGTAGTTAATTGTTCCTGTTTCATGGTCTGTTGGCAAGTATGTAAAAGCCAACAAGGCTCAGATCAAGGCaaagtaataaaaatacaaaatggatGCTTATATTTGGTTCACTGACAGTCTGAAATGATGCAGTCTCCATAGGAATCTGCGAGCACGAGACCAGCGTGCCCCCCTGAGAAACGGCAGCGTGCAGCGAGACTGTAAATTGTGCAGTGTACAGACACAGGCCGGGTAGCTCGGACCGGCTTGATCACGCCTGAAAACGCTGGGACGGAGTGAACAAAAGGGCAAACGGGGAGCCAGTAAAGGCTGAGTTATAGAAACGAACGCGGGCCAAATAATGTGAGAAACTGTCTGCGCTTCTTTCcagtttcccagcattcctGAGCTTTCTCCACCGATTTGAGTATAGATTTTATTGATGCAGTGTTGGGATGCATTTCTTCGACACATTTTTGGCAGCGCGTGGTAACAGCTGACAGTGTTGACCCAGTTCTAAATGCATTAAATGCTTCTGGTTCCAAAAATGCAGTACAACTAATCATATTGGTACAGTATGATGAATTGAGATGGTTGGCTCGGAGCTCTTTGTGTTCACACTCTGACACTCTGAAATGTGCTGACAGGCCACACTGTTCATCTTCTTCAACCAAACTCATATCATGGTGGAATTATGCCCTGAGTGTATAATAGCATTGCATCTTAATTGTAACTGTCAAGATACTCTGAATTTACGCCTCCACACAGAACACCTAATCAATTACAGACTTGAATATACAGAAAGATGGATGACACGTCCCCTTGTCACCTCAAAGATGAGTTTTTGTTCCTGATACAAGAAGCCTCCACAAATGGAATTTGGACCcctgaaatgtgaataaaattttAGGATTTAGCTTCAGTCCTAGATAAATAAAGTGCTTGCACAGGAAGAGTGTGTCCCAGGAACAATAAAGTGTCCAGCTGCCTGAGCCACATTTccagaaaacacaaatgaattTTACAGGTTTGCTGTTAGTTGACTTTGCATCAAATGGCTATTTTTAGATATATAATGAGATTTAAAGGATGATCAACTTATTTGCTCAATAATCCATTTTATTCTTACCTGAATTATATCATAAATCTCAAATATCCCTCATTAATAATCTTTATCTATAACAAAGTTTTTTTCTGCGACTATACAAAATCTCCAAACATCAAAAGAAAGTGAATTTACAAGAATGAATATTGTACCCGGCCTCTAATTATCACAATACAGACAGTGTTGGGAATCTAAACATATCAGCTACAGGAGTGGAAATAAACTGAGTCCATTGGACACTGGCCTGATTCAACAGGCAACATCTGCTTTCTATGTGTGTCTCCAGATTTACAGATAATTTCTCCCACGATTGGATACAGTATCTCTGTCCCTCTGATCCCTGACATGGACTCACAGACCCGAGggtgcacacgtacacacacagacacacacacacacacgtacacacatgcatacaccaaACAACAAAGGCTTTGTTCTGCTGGTTTCCTGACACGTCATGCCTCTCATTCTTGA
This genomic interval from Myripristis murdjan chromosome 19, fMyrMur1.1, whole genome shotgun sequence contains the following:
- the cpxm2 gene encoding inactive carboxypeptidase-like protein X2, which gives rise to MIPRVMRRQRLSLLTFLALLGLLVGLADLSHGHAAEDEDYYMQELLTREQYNQVQGAEQPVASIPDRQERPGQTPAKKAPKGKADTGRQTDKDTTEAKSVKPANKKTEKNKKNALKSPNSVSEGEGQYSSIKEECPPMGLETLKIDDFQLHASTMKRYGLGAHRGRLNIQAGLYEDDLYDGGWCAGRDDPLQWFEVDARRLTKFTGVITQGRSSLWSSDWVTSYKVMVSNDSHTWITLKNGSQDLIFIGNREKEIPVRNIFPAPVVARYIRVNPRSWFSSGNICMRVEILGCPMPDPNNYYHRRNEVTTTDDLDFRHHSYKEMRQLMKVVNEMCPNITRIYNIGKSHGGLKLYAIEISDNPGEHEVGEPEFRYTAGSHGNEVLGRELLLLLMQFMCLEYLSGNPRIRHLVEETRIHLLPSVNPDGYEKAFEVGSELSGWSLGRWSQDGIDIHHNFPDLNSVLWEGEAKKWIPRKMFNHHVAIPEWYQSKNATVAVETRSLIAWMEKMPFVLGGNLQGGELVVTFPYDRTRSQGVTREQTPTPDDHVFRWLAFSYASTHRLMTDANRRVCHTEDFAKEDGTINGASWHTAAGSMNDFSYLHTNCFELSMYVGCDKFPHESELPEEWENNRESLLVFMEQVHRGIKGVVRDLQGRGIANAIISVEGISHDIRTALDGDYWRLLNPGEYRVTARAEGYSLSSKKCEVGYEMGATRCDFTIGRTNLSRIKEIMEKFNKQPIRLPVRQLQARRPRERYLGALG